A genomic region of Halomonas aestuarii contains the following coding sequences:
- a CDS encoding efflux RND transporter permease subunit — MRLSDLSVQRPVLAVVMAALIVAFGLLALQRLPLQEYPSIDPPVVSIDTRYPGASASVVESRITQVLEDRIAGVAGIEVISSSSEDGRSSINVEFGLDMDIDAAANDIRDRISGARDNLPEEASPPEVQKADSSSEVVIWFSLTGEGYSVAELTDYADRYLVDRFSVLPGVAQVRVGGGREYAMRVWLDADALAARGLTVGDVEDVLRDENVELPGGALVSEARQFIVRLPRSFATPDDFRRLALDEGGDGYLVRLGDVARVEIGAVEERTIFRGNGVPMVGLGLMKQSTANVLEISEGAKAEMARLQGTLPGGMSLTLNFDSSVFVSGAIGQVVQTLFIAMALVVVAIFLFLGNVRTTFIPAVTVPIALIGAFAALAVLGFSINLLTLLALVLAIGLIVDDAIVVLENIHRRMQELGETPLVAAFRGTRQIAFAVIATTLVLVAVFVPLSLLQGDIGRLFSEFALTLAAAVVISSLLALTLTPMMASKILKADMHDGRLARAVQWSLVHARRGYRRLLVRVLGLRLLVLALFLGILGGMVWLNEQLPNEYTPKEDRGNFFVLVNGPPGATYDYMLDYMNEIETRLLPLTERGEIERILVRAPRGWGNIENFNSGFVIVNLADWGERRSAWAIMDEIRGRLADLPGIRAFPVMRQGFGSRVEKPVQFVLGGGTFDQLAEWRDTLLEHLREDNPRLTGLSSDYEENQPQLRVDIDYTRAAALGVTVTEIGRTLETLLGGRSVTRYVDDGQEYDVILEGEPGARPSPRSLESIRVRSDRSGELIPLGSLVTMSDFAGPSTLNRFNRVRAITIEADLADGYPLGEALAYLEATVDEILPPEAQTDVKGASRDYQEASGATAFLLGLGILVVFLVLAGQFESFVHPFVIMLTVPLAICGALLGLYLTGQSLNIYSQVGLVMLVGLAAKNGILIVEFANQLRDRGMAFREALVEASVTRLRPIVMTAVTTMAGAVPLILSSGAGAETRLVIGIVILCGLAAATLFTLFVVPVAYDLLARRTGSPGDVARRLAHEMGEEAAGH, encoded by the coding sequence ATGCGCCTCTCCGATCTATCCGTCCAGCGTCCGGTGCTGGCCGTGGTGATGGCCGCCCTGATCGTGGCCTTCGGCCTGCTGGCCCTGCAGCGACTGCCCCTCCAGGAATACCCCTCCATCGACCCGCCGGTGGTCTCCATCGACACCCGCTATCCCGGCGCCTCGGCCAGCGTGGTGGAGAGCCGCATCACCCAAGTGCTGGAGGACCGCATCGCCGGGGTGGCGGGCATCGAGGTGATCTCCTCCTCCAGCGAGGACGGCCGCTCCAGCATCAACGTGGAGTTCGGGCTCGACATGGACATCGATGCGGCCGCCAACGACATCCGCGACCGCATCTCCGGAGCCCGGGACAACCTGCCCGAGGAGGCCAGCCCGCCGGAAGTGCAGAAGGCCGATTCCAGCTCCGAGGTGGTGATCTGGTTCTCGCTGACCGGCGAGGGGTACAGCGTGGCGGAGCTGACCGACTACGCCGACCGCTACCTGGTGGATCGCTTCTCGGTGCTGCCCGGCGTCGCCCAGGTGCGGGTGGGAGGCGGCCGCGAATACGCCATGCGCGTGTGGCTCGACGCCGACGCCCTGGCCGCCCGCGGCCTCACGGTGGGCGACGTGGAGGACGTGCTGCGCGACGAGAACGTCGAGCTGCCGGGCGGGGCCCTGGTCTCGGAGGCCCGCCAGTTCATCGTGCGCCTGCCGCGCAGCTTCGCCACGCCCGACGACTTCCGTCGGCTGGCCCTGGACGAGGGCGGCGACGGCTACCTGGTCCGCCTGGGCGACGTCGCCCGGGTGGAGATCGGCGCCGTGGAGGAGCGCACCATCTTTCGCGGCAACGGGGTGCCCATGGTCGGGCTGGGACTGATGAAGCAGTCCACCGCCAACGTGCTGGAGATCTCGGAGGGCGCCAAGGCCGAGATGGCGCGCCTGCAGGGCACCCTGCCCGGGGGCATGTCGCTGACGCTGAACTTCGACTCCTCGGTGTTCGTCTCAGGGGCCATCGGCCAGGTGGTGCAGACGCTGTTCATCGCCATGGCCCTGGTGGTGGTGGCCATCTTCCTGTTCCTGGGCAACGTGCGCACCACCTTCATCCCGGCCGTGACCGTGCCCATCGCCCTGATCGGCGCCTTCGCGGCCCTGGCAGTGCTGGGCTTCAGCATCAACCTGCTGACGCTGCTGGCGCTGGTGCTGGCCATCGGCCTGATCGTCGACGATGCCATCGTGGTGCTGGAGAACATCCACCGGCGAATGCAGGAACTCGGCGAGACGCCGCTGGTGGCGGCCTTCCGGGGGACCCGGCAGATCGCCTTCGCGGTGATCGCCACCACCCTGGTTCTGGTGGCGGTGTTCGTTCCCCTGAGCCTTCTGCAGGGCGACATCGGCCGGCTCTTCTCGGAGTTCGCCCTCACCCTGGCCGCCGCCGTGGTCATCTCCAGCCTGCTGGCGCTGACCCTGACGCCGATGATGGCCTCCAAGATCCTCAAGGCCGACATGCATGACGGCCGCCTGGCCCGCGCCGTGCAATGGAGCCTCGTGCACGCCCGCCGGGGCTATCGCCGGCTGCTGGTACGGGTGCTCGGGCTGCGCCTGCTGGTGCTGGCGCTGTTTCTCGGCATCCTCGGCGGCATGGTGTGGCTCAATGAGCAGTTGCCCAACGAGTACACCCCCAAGGAGGATCGCGGCAACTTCTTCGTGCTGGTCAACGGCCCGCCCGGCGCCACCTACGACTACATGCTCGACTACATGAACGAGATCGAGACCCGCCTGCTGCCTCTCACCGAGCGCGGCGAGATCGAGCGGATCCTGGTGCGCGCCCCCCGCGGCTGGGGCAACATCGAGAACTTCAACAGCGGCTTCGTCATCGTCAACCTCGCCGACTGGGGGGAGCGCCGGTCGGCCTGGGCGATCATGGACGAGATCCGCGGACGCCTCGCCGACCTGCCCGGCATCCGGGCCTTCCCGGTGATGCGACAGGGCTTCGGGTCGCGGGTCGAGAAGCCGGTCCAGTTCGTGCTCGGCGGCGGGACCTTCGACCAGCTGGCCGAGTGGCGGGACACCCTGCTTGAGCACCTGCGCGAGGACAACCCTCGCCTGACCGGACTGTCCAGCGACTACGAGGAGAACCAGCCGCAGCTGCGCGTGGACATCGACTACACCCGCGCCGCCGCCCTGGGCGTGACCGTCACCGAGATCGGCCGCACCCTGGAGACCCTGCTGGGCGGCCGGTCCGTGACGCGCTACGTGGATGACGGCCAGGAGTACGACGTCATCCTGGAGGGGGAGCCGGGTGCCCGGCCGAGCCCCCGCTCCCTGGAGAGCATCCGGGTGCGCTCCGACCGCTCGGGCGAACTGATCCCGCTGGGCAGCCTGGTGACGATGAGCGACTTCGCCGGCCCCAGCACCCTGAACCGCTTCAACCGCGTGCGCGCCATCACGATCGAGGCCGACCTGGCGGACGGCTACCCCCTCGGCGAGGCGCTGGCCTACCTGGAGGCCACGGTGGACGAGATCCTGCCGCCGGAGGCCCAGACCGACGTCAAGGGGGCCTCCCGGGACTACCAGGAGGCCAGCGGCGCCACTGCCTTCCTGCTGGGCCTGGGCATCCTGGTGGTCTTCCTGGTGCTGGCGGGCCAGTTCGAGAGCTTCGTCCACCCCTTCGTGATCATGCTCACCGTGCCCCTGGCGATCTGCGGTGCCCTGCTGGGGCTCTACCTCACGGGGCAGTCGTTGAACATCTACAGCCAGGTGGGACTGGTCATGCTGGTGGGGCTCGCGGCGAAGAACGGCATCCTGATCGTGGAGTTCGCCAACCAGCTGCGCGACCGGGGCATGGCCTTCCGGGAGGCCCTGGTGGAGGCCTCGGTGACCCGGCTGCGCCCCATCGTGATGACCGCCGTGACTACCATGGCAGGCGCCGTGCCGCTGATCCTCTCCAGCGGCGCCGGCGCCGAGACGCGCCTGGTGATCGGCATCGTCATCCTCTGCGGCCTGGCCGCGGCCACCCTCTTCACCCTCTTCGTGGTGCCGGTGGCCTACGACCTGCTGGCCCGGCGGACCGGCTCGCCCGGGGACGTCGCCCGCCGCCTGGCGCACGAGATGGGCGAGGAGGCCGCCGGCCACTGA
- a CDS encoding efflux RND transporter periplasmic adaptor subunit, whose translation MTPSRTRLSLLIGLALLVLSPLLAAQQPTPVIAARASLADWSDPLEALGTLHADESVTLSATVTETIAELTFEGGERVSAGELLVRLSDDEQQADLRVAQALRDERRNAVNRLAQLQSRNLAPRAEVEDARARLRQVEAEIQALEARLADYRIQAPFDGIVGFRNVSVGTLVTPGTELATLDRLDVMNLDFTLPELALGQVAPGLTLTATSAAFPDTTFRGEVASIGTRVDPVSRSITVRAELDNPGLRLRPGMLMQVTLQRAPREAVVIPEAALIPKGQRQFVLVLQSDGEAYRVEERQIRIGARREGEVEVLEGLAVDDLVVAHGTERVRDGQPTRLLGILDDDTTVPELLRRGRDNAEANG comes from the coding sequence ATGACCCCATCGCGAACTCGCCTGTCCCTCCTGATCGGCCTGGCCCTGCTGGTGCTCTCCCCGCTGCTGGCCGCCCAGCAACCCACCCCGGTGATCGCCGCGCGGGCGAGCCTCGCCGACTGGTCCGACCCCCTCGAGGCCTTGGGCACCCTGCACGCCGACGAGAGCGTGACCCTCTCCGCCACCGTCACGGAGACCATCGCCGAACTGACCTTCGAGGGGGGCGAGCGGGTGTCGGCCGGCGAGCTGCTGGTGCGCCTGTCCGACGACGAGCAGCAGGCGGACCTGCGGGTCGCCCAGGCGCTGCGCGACGAGCGCCGCAACGCCGTCAACCGTCTCGCCCAGCTGCAGAGCCGCAACCTGGCGCCGCGGGCCGAAGTGGAGGATGCCAGGGCCCGGCTGCGGCAGGTGGAGGCGGAGATCCAGGCCCTGGAGGCCCGCCTGGCCGACTACCGCATCCAGGCGCCCTTCGACGGCATCGTGGGCTTCCGCAACGTCAGCGTGGGCACCCTGGTGACGCCGGGGACCGAGCTTGCCACCCTGGACCGGCTCGACGTCATGAACCTCGACTTCACCCTCCCCGAGCTGGCCCTGGGGCAGGTGGCGCCGGGCCTGACGCTGACCGCGACCAGCGCGGCCTTTCCGGACACGACCTTCCGGGGGGAGGTGGCGAGCATCGGCACCCGGGTCGACCCGGTCAGCCGCAGCATCACGGTGCGCGCCGAGCTGGACAACCCGGGGCTCCGGCTGCGCCCCGGCATGCTGATGCAGGTGACCCTGCAGCGCGCTCCTCGGGAGGCGGTGGTGATTCCGGAGGCCGCCCTGATCCCGAAAGGGCAGCGCCAGTTCGTGCTGGTGCTCCAGAGCGACGGGGAGGCCTATCGGGTCGAGGAGCGCCAGATCCGCATCGGCGCCCGCCGCGAGGGCGAGGTCGAGGTCCTCGAGGGACTGGCGGTGGATGACCTGGTGGTCGCCCACGGCACCGAGCGGGTGCGCGACGGCCAGCCGACCCGCCTGCTCGGCATCCTCGACGACGACACCACCGTCCCGGAGCTGCTGCGGCGCGGACGGGACAACGCGGAGGCCAACGGCTGA
- a CDS encoding NAD(P)/FAD-dependent oxidoreductase has translation MTYDVVVIGAGAAGLMCALTAGYAGRRVLVVDHANKAGKKILMSGGGRCNFTHLASGPANFTSDNPAFCISALKRYRPEHFVELVDRHGVEYVEKTPGQLFCADSSKEILRVLLTECDWAGVTIRLKTSIERVERAGEGMRLSTSAGRIDAGAVVVATGGLSIPTMGATGFGHDLARQFGLEVTDTRAALVPFTLTSQWKARAEALAGVSVEVAVSCRGRRYREPMLFTHRGLSGPAMLQISSVWQPGDTLSIDLLPGTDAFEALAAARRETPRRRLSTWLAERLPKRLAQALVEWHGDDGVLAECSNERLAAWAARLDDWRVKPAGTEGWRTAEVTLGGVDTRSISSKTFAVNELPQLCFIGEVLDVTGELGGHNFQWAWASGVACGHAV, from the coding sequence GTGACTTACGATGTGGTGGTGATCGGCGCCGGCGCCGCCGGGCTGATGTGTGCGCTGACCGCCGGCTATGCCGGGCGGCGGGTGCTGGTGGTGGACCATGCCAACAAGGCCGGCAAGAAGATCCTGATGTCCGGCGGGGGGCGCTGCAACTTCACCCACCTGGCCAGCGGGCCGGCGAACTTCACCTCCGACAACCCGGCCTTCTGCATCTCGGCGCTGAAGCGCTACCGGCCGGAGCACTTCGTCGAGCTGGTGGATCGCCACGGCGTCGAGTACGTGGAGAAGACGCCGGGCCAGCTGTTCTGCGCCGACTCCTCCAAGGAGATCCTGCGGGTGCTGCTGACCGAGTGCGACTGGGCCGGCGTGACGATCCGCCTGAAGACCTCCATCGAGCGTGTCGAGCGGGCGGGGGAGGGCATGCGGCTGTCCACCTCGGCGGGACGCATCGATGCCGGCGCCGTGGTGGTGGCGACCGGGGGCCTTTCCATTCCCACCATGGGCGCCACGGGGTTCGGCCATGATCTCGCCCGGCAGTTCGGCCTCGAGGTCACCGACACTCGGGCCGCCCTGGTGCCCTTCACCCTCACTTCGCAGTGGAAGGCCCGGGCCGAGGCCCTGGCTGGGGTCAGCGTCGAGGTGGCAGTCAGCTGCCGCGGGCGGCGCTACCGGGAACCGATGCTCTTCACCCATCGCGGCCTCTCCGGGCCGGCGATGCTGCAGATCTCCAGCGTCTGGCAACCCGGCGACACCCTCTCCATCGATCTGCTGCCCGGCACCGATGCCTTCGAGGCGCTGGCCGCGGCGCGCCGTGAGACGCCACGGCGTCGCCTCTCCACCTGGCTGGCCGAGCGACTGCCGAAGCGTCTCGCCCAGGCGCTGGTGGAGTGGCACGGCGACGACGGGGTGCTTGCCGAGTGCTCCAACGAGCGACTGGCGGCCTGGGCCGCGCGTCTCGACGACTGGCGGGTCAAGCCCGCCGGCACTGAGGGCTGGCGAACGGCCGAGGTGACGCTGGGCGGGGTGGACACACGGTCGATCTCGTCGAAGACCTTCGCGGTCAACGAGCTGCCTCAGCTGTGCTTCATCGGCGAGGTGCTGGACGTCACCGGCGAGCTGGGAGGACACAACTTCCAGTGGGCCTGGGCGTCGGGGGTGGCCTGCGGACACGCCGTCTAA